The sequence TCTCATCCGTGAGAGCCTCGAAGGAGTTGACGACTGGTTCGCGGTGGTCCGCCCTCTGCTGGTCTCTCAGGGCGTCCCCGGGCACCTGGTCGACGAGTGGAAGGAGACCGGAGACCCGAGCGTCGTGCTCCTGCAGAAAGATCCCCGAACCGGAAGTGGGTCCGACAGCCTCGACTGCTTCAAGGAGGTGTGCGAGCAACGCGGTGGGGTGTTCACTGACTTCCATGACGCCGATGGCAACAACAGAGGTCTCTGCATCCCACAGGGCTACATTGGCGAGGAGGGGAAACTCGACCTCGGAGACGTCGAGGAATTCATCGACAACGTCATCGGTTCGATCGCCTACTGGGCGTGTCGCGGCAGAAAGCTCCTGGAGCGATGGCTCGGGGTCTCCGAATACCTCTACGATTCAGGTCGCTAGGCGCAGGCGAGGATGACGTCAAGCGCCTCGTCGAGACGCGGGCCGTTGAGCGCGACGTCCGCCTGAGTCTGGACGATCGGCTTCGCGTGCCACGCGATGCCAAGGCCGGCGACCCCCATCATGTCGAGGTCGTTCGCGCCGTCGCCGATCGCGACCGCGTCCTCGGGGGCACAGCCGATCTCGGCCGCGAACTCCTTGAGGGTCACCGCCTTCGCGGCGCGGTCGATCACGGGACCCTGCGTGCGACCCGTGAGACGGCCGTCGGCCACCTCGAGCGAGTTCGCGCGGAAGCGCGTGATCCCGAGCCGGGACGCGAGGGACGCGACGACCTCGACGAATCCGCCCGAGACGAGGGCGACCTCCCAGCCCGCGGCCTGGAGTCCGGAGACGAGCTCCGGGGCACCGGGGGTGAACTCGACCTCGGCGATGACCTCGGCGAACACCGTGTCGGGCACGCCCTCGAGCGTCGCGACGCGCTGACGAAGGGACTCCGCGAAGTCGATCTCACCGCGCATCGCCGATTCGGTCACGGCAGCCACCTCGGCGCGCGTGCCCGCACGTTCCGCGATGAGCTCGATGACCTCCGCGGTGATGAGCGTCGAGTCGACGTCCATCACGCAGAGTCGGGTCATGCGGTGACGACCGTGTTCTTCGAGACGACGGTGATGCCGGACTCCGTGACCGTGTAGCCGCGGGCGATGTCGGACTCGCGGTCGATTCCGATGCGCGCGCCCTCCTCGACCACGACGTTCTTGTCGAGGATCGCGCGGTGCACCTGGGCGTGACGGTTGATGATCACGTCGTCGAGCAGCACCGAGTCCGACACGGTCGACCACGAGTGGAGGCGCACGCCGGGGGAGAGCACCGAGCCGGTGACGGTGGCACCCGAGACGATCACGCCGGGAGACACGATCGAGTCCGCGGCATGGCCGAGGCGGCCCTCCTCGGAGTGGATGAACTTCGCCGGCGGGTGCGTGATGAGGCCCTGGTGCAGCGGCCACTGGTCGTTGTACACGTTGAACACCGGCTGGACCGCGATGAGGTCCATGTGCGCGTCGTAGTACATGTCGAGCGTTCCGACGTCGCGCCAGTAGTCGCGGTCGCGGTCGGTCGAGCCAGGCACGTCGTTGCGGATGAAGTCGTAGAAGCCGCACGTGCCCTTGTTCACGAAGTAGGGGACGATGTCGCCACCCATGTCGTGCTTGGAGCCCGGGTCCTCGGCGTCCGCGACGAGCGCCTCGAGCAGCGCGTCGGCGTTCGCGACGTAGTTGCCCATCGACGCGAGGATCTCGTGAGGGCTGTCGGGAAGGCCCTCGGGGTCCTTCGGCTTCTCAAGGAACGCGCGGATGCGGTCGGGGCTCGCGGGGTCGACGTCGATGACGCCGAACTGGTCGGCGAGGCCGATCGGCTGGCGGATGCCCGCGACGGAGAACTCCGCGCCGGACTCGATGTGCGCGTCGACCATCTGCGAGAAGTCCATGCGGTAGACGTGGTCGGCGCCGACGATCACGACGATGTCGGGCCGCTCGTCCTCGATGATGTTGACCGTCTGGTAGATCGCGTCGGCCGAGCCGAGGTACCAGTGCGGGCCGCGGCGCTGCTGCGCGGGCACCGGGGCGACGTAGTTGCCCAGCAGCGGCGACATGCGCCAGGTGCGCGCGATGTGGCGGTCGAGCGAGTGGGACTTGTACTGCGTCAGCACCACGACGTGCAGATACCTGGAGTTGACCAGGTTCGACAGGGCGAAGTCGATCAGGCGGTAGGTGCCGCCGAACGGGACGGCGGGCTTCGCGCGGGATGCGGTGAGGGGCATCAGTCGCTTGCCCTCACCTCCTGCAAGGACGATGGCGAGAACTTTCGGCGCTGACATATGTCCAGCGTAGCGGCATGGGGACACCGCGTGTAGGGCGCGCGCCGAGAATCGACGCGATAGCGTGGGGGACATGCGAGCAGACCTCCTCACACGCGAATATCCGCCCTTCGTCTACGGAGGCGCCGGCGTCCATGTCAACGAGCTTGCGGCGGTGCTCCGCAGTCGCATCGACGTCCGGGTGCGGGCCTTCGACGGACCCCGCGACGAGCCCGGGGTGACGGGATACACCGCACTCGGCGGCGGCGTCGGGGACGCCTCGCTCGACGTGCTCGCGCACAACCTGCCGATGGCGAAGGACTGCGAGGGCGCCGACCTGGTCCACTCGCACACCTGGTACGCCAACATGGCGGGGCACCTCGCGAAGACGCTGCACGGCGTCCCGCACGTGCTCTCGGCGCACTCGCTCGAGCCGCTTCGCCCCTGGAAGGCGGAGCAGCTGGGCGGCGGCTACCGCGTGTCGAGCTGGATCGAGAAGACCGCCTACGAGGCCGCCGACGCGATCATCGCCGTGAGCGCGGGCATGCGCGCCGATGTCCTGCGCTGCTACCCGGACGTCGACCCGTCGAAGGTGCATGTCATCCACAACGGCATCGACGTGGACGGCTGGGCCGCTCCGAGCACCGACGAGGCGCGCGCCGCGGCCGACGCCGTGGTCGCGCGCTACGGCATCGACCCGACGCGCCCGGCGATCGTGTTCGTCGGCCGCATCACGCGCCAGAAGGGCCTGCCCTACTTCCTGAAGGCCGTCGAGCAGCTGCCGAAGGACATCCAGGTGGTGCTGTGCGCGGGTGCCCCCGACACCAAGGAGATCGCGGCCGAGGTCTCGGGCGCGGTGGAGAAGCTGCAGTCCGAGCGCGACGGCGTCGTGTGGATCGAGCAGATGCTTCCCCGGCCCGAGCTCGTCGCCGTGCTCGACGCGTGCACCGCGTTCGTCTGCCCGAGCGTCTACGAGCCGCTCGGCATCGTGAATCTCGAGGCCATGGCCGTCGGCCTGCCCGTGGTCGCGACCGCGACCGGAGGCATTCCGGAGGTCGTCGTGCCGGGGGAGACCGGCTCGCTCGTCGAGATCGAGCAGATGCAGGACGGCACCGGCACGCCCCTTGATCCGGACGGCTTCGCGGCGGATCTGGCTGCGGCGCTTACGGACATGGTGTCCGACGGTGAGCGCGCCGCCGCGTTCGGCGCGGCCGGACGGGCGCGCGCCGCGGAGCACTTCTCCTGGGAGGCGATCGGGGACCGGACGCTCGCCCTCTACGACTCCGTCCTCGGATAGGCTCGCCCCCATGACCACCGTGCTCGAGATGAGCGGCGTGCAGCTGCGCCGCGACGACAACCTGATCCTGCGCGGCGTGGACTGGACCGTGGACTCAGCGGACCGTTGGGTCCTGCTGGGCCCGAACGGCGCGGGCAAGACCACGCTCATCACGCTCGCTTCCGCGCGGACGCACCCCTCCGAGGGCACGGTCGAGGTGCTCGGCGAGCGCCTCGGCGAGGTCGACGTCACCGACCTGCGCATCCGCGTGGGCCTGTCGAGCTCCGCGCTCGCGGACCACATCCCGCCGGGGGAGCGCGTCGAGGACGTCGTCATGACGGCCGCGCACGGCGTCACGGGGCGTTGGCACGAGGAGTACGAGCCTGTCGACCTTGAGCGCGCCACACTGCTGCTCGAGGCGTTCGGCATGACCGGGTACAAGGACCGCGAGTTCTGGACCCTCTCCGAGGGCGAGCGCAAGCGCGTGCAGATCGCCAGGGCGCTCATGGCCGACCCCGAGCTGCTGCTGCTCGACGAGCCTGCGGCCGGCCTCGATCTCGGTGGGCGCGAGGAGCTCCTCGGCGCCCTCACGGAGCTCGCGGGCGACCGACGTTCTCCCGCGATGGTCATGGTCACGCATCATGTCGAGGAGATCCCCGTCGACTTCACCCACGCGATGCTGCTGCGCGACGGCGAGGTGATCGCCGCGGGTCCGCTCGGTGACGTGCTGACCGCGGACAACCTGTCGCGCACGTATGGCATGCCGGTCCAGGTGCAGGAGTCCGGCGGACGCTGGACCGCTCGTCGTGGCTCCTGAGCGTCGCCCATGAGGGTCTCAGCACGCGCGGACTACGCGATCAGGGCCACGGCCGAGCTCGCGGCAGCCGAGGGCTCGCTCACGACCGAGGCGCTCGCGGAGGCGCAGGCGATGCCTCGCAAGTTCCTCGAGGGAATCCTCACGATCCTGCGCCGCGAGGGCGTCGTGGTCTCGCAGCGCGGTCTGGGCGGCGGATATCGCCTCGCGCGGCCCGCGGAGGAGATCTCTCTCGCCGAGATCGTGCGCGCGGTGGACGGCCCGCTCGTGTTCGTGCGCGGGGAGCGGCCGTCGGAGCTGTCCTACGACGGCGCAGCCGATGACCTGCTCAAGGTGTGGGTCGCGCTGCGGGCGAGCGTGCGCGGCGTCCTGGAGAGCGTGACGGTCGCCGATCTGGCGCGTGGCGCGCTTCCCGCGACGATCACCGACCTCATCTCGGACGAATCCGCCTGGGAGAACCCCTGATATAAACCTACTTTCTTGGTATGTATTGTTTCCTACTGGGGAAGTGGGTTAATGTGCTCCTGACGCGCTACTGAGCCGCATCCGCGGCCGGCGTCGGAAGGAGTTCCACATGCAGACGCTCGTCATGCTCGCTCTGGTCGGCTTCGGCGCCCAGCTCATCGACGGCAGCCTCGGCATGGGCTACGGCGTCACGTCGACCAGTCTCATGCTCGCGCTGGGTCTCAGCCCCGTCCTTGCCTCCGCGACCGTCCACATGGCTCAGGTGGGCACGACGCTCGCCTCCGGTGCGGCGCACGCGCGCTTCGGCAATGTCGACTGGCGCGTCGTGTGGCGCGTCGGCGTCCCCGGCGCGATCGGCGCCTTCGCGGGCGCGACGTTCCTGTCGAGACTGACGACCGAGGCCGCGGGTCCGCTCATGGCGCTGCTCCTGTTCTGCCTGGGAATCTACGTCCTCGCGCGATTCACGGGCCGCAAGGTGAAGGTCGACCGTGCCGCGCGCCCCCTGCGCTCGCGCTTCCTTGCGCCGCTCGGGCTGGTCGCGGGCTTCGTCGACGCGACGGGTGGCGGCGGCTGGGGTCCGATCGGCACCCCGACCCTTCTCGCCTCGGGGCGCATGGATCCGCGCAAGGTGGTCGGGTCGATCGACACGTCCGAGTTCCTCGTCGCCCTTTCCGCCTCGGCAGGCTTCCTCGTCGGGCTCGGCACGGCCGGCATCGACTTCGCGTGGGTGCTCGTGCTGCTCGCAGGCGGACTTGTCGCCGCTCCGATCGCTGCCTACCTCGTGCGCATCGTGCCACCGCGCATGCTGGGTGCCGCGGTCGGCGGGATGATCCTTCTCACCAATGCGCGCACGCTGCTGCACGCCGAGGCGCTCGAGGCGGTGCTGCCGTACGCCTGGGCCGTGTACGCGCTCATCGTGCTCGTCTGGATCGCCGCGCTCGCGTACGCCTTGCGTGGCCACCTCACGGACCGACGCGAGGCCGCGGAGGCGGCCCTGCGGGGCGCCGCCGAGGAGCGTGAGGGCGCCCACGAGGCCGGGCCCGTCGCTGAGCTCGTCGAGCGGCGCTGACCCGACCCCCGCAGACCCGCGAGGCCGGTCCCGCACGCGACAGCGCGGCGGGGCCGGCCATCGCTGTCTCCGGGGGCTGCGTGAGGCGGCATCCATCCCAGGGATGACGACCGCATCGTCCCTCGTCCGCCCGATCATCCCCGGGGCCGATGGAACGCCTCTGTCCCTCCTGCTAGCGTGCCGGAAGGAGGTGGAACATGGATTCCATGTGGTGGTTCATCGCGGCGCTTGTGCTGGGGATCGCGGAGCTCGCGACCCTCGACCTGACGCTGCTGATGTTCGCGGGCGGCGCGCTCGCGGGTGGCATCGCGACGCTGCTGGGTGCGCCGCTGTGGGTGAGCATCGTGGTCTTCGCCGTGGTGTCGAGCGTCCTGCTGTTCGCCGTGCGACCGTTCCTGCTGCGCTCCCTGCGCAAGAAGGGGCCGGTCGCCGAGACGAACGCGGCAGGGCTCATCGGCAAGGAGGCCTACACGCTCGACGAGATCACCGAGCGGACGGGCCGCGTCAAGCTGGCGGGGGAGGTGTGGTCGGCGCGCACGCGCGACGACGCGCCCGTGATCCCGGAGGGCACCGAGGTGTCGGTGCTCGAGATCAAGGGCGCGACGGCCATCGTCGCGCAGGGGGCGGCCGACGGCGTCGCTCAGAAGGAGGAATAGGGCTATGGACGACTTCAACATCGTCGGACTGATCGGCATCATCGCGCTGATCGTCTTCGCGATCTTCATCATCTCGACCATCGCGAAGGCGCTGCAGATCGTGCCGCAGGCGGAGACCCGCGTCGTCGAGCGGCTCGGGCGCTACAGCAGGACGCTCGAGGCGGGCATGCACCTGCTGGTGCCGTTCATCGACAAGGTGCGCCAGAAGGTCGACATGCGCGAGCAGGTCGTGTCCTTCCCCCCGCAGTCCGTGATCACGTCGGACAACCTGGTCGTGGAGATCGACACGGTCATCTACTTCCAGGTCAACGACTCCAAGTCGGCCGTGTACGAGATCGCCAACTACATCGTCGGTATGCAGCAGCTCACGGTCACCACGATCCGTAACGTCATCGGAACCATGGACCTCGAGCAGACGCTGACCAGCCGCGACCAGATCAACGGTCAGCTGCGCGGCGTGCTCGACGAGGCGACCGGCAAGTGGGGCATCCGCGTCAACCGCGTGGAGCTCAAGGCGATCGAGCCGCCGATGTCCGTGAAGGACTCGATGGAGAAGCAGATGCGCGCCGAGCGTGACCGTCGCGCCGCGATCCTCACGGCGGAGGGCGTGAAGCAGTCGCAGATCCTCACCGCCGAGGGTGAGAAGCAGTCGGCGATCCTGAAGGCCGAGGGTGAGGCGCAGTCCCGCATCCTCAAGGCCGAGGGTGAGGCGCGCGCGATCCTCCAGGTCTTCGACGCGATCCACGAGGGCGACGCCGACTCGAAGCTGCTGTCCTACCAGTACCTGCAGATGCTCCCCGAGATCGCGCAGGGCACCAACAACCAGATGTGGTTCGTGCCGACCGAGTTCACGGGCGCCCTCAAGGCGATCTCCGCGGGCTTCGGCGGCGTCGAGGAGCCCGAGCCGCTCGAGCGTGCCGAGCGTGCCGAGAGCCGCAAGTCGCGGATCACGTCGGCCCTCGCCGACCCGCGTGCCGCGCTCGAGGAGGCCCGCCGCCAGGCCGAGGGCGTGTCCGCCGAGGCGGACAAGGCCGGCTCCGAGTCGGGCCGTCCGTTCGACCCGGACGCCGAGAAGGGCCAGTAGGCACTCACGAACCGGGCCCCGGGAAGCCGCTGCTTCTCGGGGCCCGGTCGTGTGCGGGGCGGCCTGCTTCAGTCAGGCCGCGGCTCCCGCAGCATCCTGATCGCCACGAGGATCAGCGCGACGCCGGTGACGAGGACCGCGGACCAGGTGGCGACCGCATTGCCCACGAGGTGCTCCATGAGCTGCGGCACGAATACGAGCAGGCCGATGCCGCCCGGGATCATGAGGGTGAGCAGCTCGCGCCTCAGTACGGCGAGCACGAGCATGCCGACCGCGACCGTGACGCCGATGGTCAGCACGAGCCAGCGGAGGTCCTCGTCGAAGGCCACGGTGCTGATCCCGGAGACGGTCACGAGCCCGCCCGCGATGAGCGCCGGCATCGTGGGGGTCAGGACGCGCGCGATCGCGAGCGCGGTCCACGCGGCGCCCACCGAGCCGATCACGAGGCCGGGGGTGAGGCCCTCGGTCGCGTCGAGCACCTCGATCGTCGTGATCGACACCCCGAGGGCCGTGGCCAGCAGCGCGAGCTGTGCGAGTGCGCGGCGTCGCAGCACGTAGATCGCGGCCGCGACCACCGCCGCGACGACGAACGTCCATAGCGCCGCGTTCTCGTCTCTCAGCCCCGCGGCGTCCACGAGGACCCACGAGAGCCATCCCGCGCACGCCACGGTCGCGAGCAGCAGCGCCGATGCGAGCCGCTGCGCCGCGTCCTGCGGCGAGCGCGAGGCCATGAAGCCCGAGGTGGCGACGACCGCGGTGAGCACCGCGACCAGCGCGATGCGCCCCGCGGTCGGGATCGAGGACCACGTCTGGCCCACGAGGAAGCTGATCGCGGTGATCGCGAGCACCGCACCGAGATAGCCGAGGATCTCTCCGACGAGGGCGAGGGCGCGGCTGCGACCCTCCGGGGGTGCGGGGGCGTCGGGCGCGGATGGTGCGGGCGGGGTGGCGAGGGGCAGGGCCTCCGCGGCCAGCTCTGCGTGCCCATGATCGTTCTCGTAGCGCCTGAGCGCCTCCGCGGTGGTGGCCTCCAGCAGGCCCGCCTCCACCCACTCGTCGAACCTGTCCCGCTGCGCGATCATGACCGCGTCCTCTCAGCTCGGACCCTCGCGGATCCTCACCTCCAGATTACGCCCGTCGGCGCCTCGCACCCAGTGCTGACTGGGATGATGGACGCATGCCCGTCATCCCAGTCGACTCGGCCGCCGACGATCGGCTCGCCGACTATCGCGGCCTCACCGACGTCGCACTGCGCCGCAGCCTCGAGCCCGAGCGCGGCCTGTACATGGCCGAGGGCGCGAAGGTGATCTCGCGCGCGCTGGCCGCCGGCCACGAACCGCGATCCGTGCTCGTGAGCGAGCGATGGCTGGCCGGAGTGGACGAGGCTCTCGCCGCGGCGGAGACGGACGCGCCGGTATACGTCGCGCCGAGCGAGGTGCTCGAGTCGGTGACCGGCTTCCAGGTCCACCGCGGCGCCCTGGCTGCGATGCATCGTCCCGTGCTTCCGTCGGTGTCCGAGCTCGTCGCCGACGCGCGCCGCGTGGTGGTGCTCGAGGGGATCGTCGACCACACCAACGTCGGCGCGATCTTCCGCTCCGCGGCCGGCATCGGCGCGGATGCGATCGTCGTCGCGCCCACGTGCGCGGACCCGCTGTACCGCCGCTCGGTCAAGGTATCGATGGGCACCGTGTTCCAGGTGCCGTGGACGCGCGCGGAGGAGTGGCCGGGGGATCTCGAGCGGCTGCGCGAGGCGGGCTTCGTGGTCGCGGGGCTCGCGCTCGCGGACGATGCGGTGACCCTGGACGAGTTCTCGGCGCTCGGCCACGAGCGGGTCGCGATCATGATGGGCTCGGAGGGCGACGGGCTCTCCCGAGCAGCGCTGCGAAGCGTCGACGCGGTCGTCACGATCCCGATGGCCGGGGGAGTGGACTCGCTCAACGTCGCGGCCGCCTCGGCCGTCGCCATGTGGGAGCTGCGCGTCCGCTGACCGTCCTTCCGCGGGCCCGTGGCCGTCGTCCGGCGGCGCCTTCGCGGGTGCGTACATCTCTGCACGCACGTGTGACGGGTGCGGCTTCGGGGGCTGGTGGGGATCCTCCTGAGTCCCCGGTGTCACCTTCGTCCCAGGTGCGTGCAGGATTGCTCACTGCGCGCCCGTATCGCCTTCTCGGATGTCGGTCCGTCATGGCAGAATCGAACATATGTTCGAACAGGCTCGTGGGGATCGTCTTGCCGCAGCCCGCGCCGCCCTCAAGGAGGTCGAGGCGCGGGTCGGAGTCGCGCGCGACGACTCGGATCGTGCGTGGCCGGTGGATCAGGCCTGGTCCGCGCTGCTTCCCGACGGGCTTCCCCGCGGCAGGGTGGTGAGCGTCTGCGGCTCCACCTCGCTGCTTCTCGCGCTCGCGGGACAGGCCTCTCAGCGGGGCGCCTGGGCGGCTGCGGTCGGCATGCCTGCAGTGGGGGTCGTCGCGGCGCGCAGGCGCGGCATCGACCTGTCCAGGCTCGCGCTCGTGCCGGAGCCCGGCGTGCAGGCGGCCGCGGTCCTCGCGCTGTGCCTCGAGGGCGTCGACGTGGTGATGACGGGCGAGCGGCTCGCGCTGTCGGAGGCGGATCGTCGGCGGCTGGCCTCGCGTGCCCGCGAGCAGGGCGCTCTGCTGCTGTCGGCCGGCCCCTGGGCGGGGGCGGAGCTGTCTCTTGACGTCGAGAGAGTGCGGTGGTCGGGACTCGGCGCGGGTGACGGGCGGCTGCGAGGGCGCGAGGCGACCGTCGTCGTCACGGGACGGCGCGCGGGTGCGGCCAGGCGCGTGCGGATCGCACTGGATGTGGACCACGCGCTCGCGTCCTCGCGCGCCGCGGCCGCCGAGACCCGCGAGGAGGTCGCATGAGCACCGAGGCCAGGGCCGCCCGGGCGACGGGACCCGTGGAGACCGTGCGTCGCGCCGTCCTGTGGGTGCCCGACTGGCCCGTGGTCGCCGCCGTCGCCGAGGCGGGGCTCGGGCTCGAGGCGCCCGCGGCGGTGCTGCACGGCAGGGGGCTCGTGGCGGTCTCCGCCTCGGCGCGCGCCTCGGGGGTGCGGCGGGGCATGCGCAAGCGTGCGGCGCAGCGCGTGTGCCCCGAGCTCGTGATCCTCGGCTACGACGAGGGCAGGGACGCGCGCGAGTTCGAGTCCGTGGCGGCCGCGGCCGAGCAGGTCGTCGCGGGCGTCGAGATCTCCCGCCCCGGGCTGCTGATGATCCCCGCGGACGGCGCCGCGCGCTTCCACGGCTCCGAGGAGACGCTCGCGGAGGCCCTCGTGAGCGCCGTGGCCGAGTCGGGAGGCGAGGCTCAGGTGGGCGCCGCCGACGGCCTGCTCGCCGCGGTGATGGCCGCGAGGGTCTCCGCGCTCGTGCCGTCGGGGGAGTCCGCGGACTTCCTCGCCCCGCTGCCCGTGGACTCCCTGACGCACGCGGTGATGGAGAGGGAACGCAGAGCCGAGGCCGACACCCTCGTCGGCGTGCTGTCCAGGCTCGGGCTCCACACCCTGGGTCAGCTCGCGGCGCTTCCCGCAGGGGACGTGCTGGCGCGCTTCGGGCCGTTCGGCGCGTGGGCGCAGCGCATGGCGCTCGGCCAGGACATCGCTCCGCCGGTGCTCCGGAGGTCCGAGGAGGACATCGCGGTCGAGCAGGACTTCGAGGACCCCGCGGAGCGGGCCGAGCAGCTCGCCTGGGCGGCCAAGGACGCGGCGCAGCGCCTCGACGCGGCTCTCCTGGCCGCAGGGATGAGGTGCGGCAGGGTGCGCATCGCCGCCCGGACCGCCAAGGGTGACGTCCTCGAGCGCGTGTGGCGCACGGATGTCGCCACGCGCTCAGGCGCCTTCGCGGCCCACATGGCCGACCGGGTGCGCTGGCAGCTCGAGGGCTGGCTTTCCGGCACGGGTGACGGGCCCGAGCCTGCGCCGCTGGTCTCCCTGGCGCTCGTCGCGGAGGACGTGGTCGCGCTCGGCGACGAGCAGTCCTACCTGTGGGGAGGCTCCTCGGGCGGCGACGCGAAGGCCCTGCGCGCGCTCGAGCGGCTGCAGGGACTGCTCGGCATCGACGGCGTGCTCGCCGTGGCCGAGCAGGGAGGACGCTCGCCCAGGGACCGGGTCCACGCGCTCGCCTGGGGGCAGGAGGGCGAGCCTCCTCGCCGCATCGAGCACCCCTGGCCGGGGCGGATCCCCGACCCCGCGCCCGCGACGGTCCTGCCCGTCCCCGCGCCCGTCCAGGTGCTCGACGCCGGCGGCAGCCCCCTCGTGATCGACAGGAGGCTCGCCGTCTCGGCCCCGCCCACGTGGGTGCGGCTGACCGCCGATCCTCGCGACGCGCGCGCCAAGGCCCAGCATCGTCATCCCTCCTCGGGCCACGTCGGCGGCGACGA comes from Demequina sp. NBRC 110054 and encodes:
- a CDS encoding DNA polymerase Y family protein; translation: MSTEARAARATGPVETVRRAVLWVPDWPVVAAVAEAGLGLEAPAAVLHGRGLVAVSASARASGVRRGMRKRAAQRVCPELVILGYDEGRDAREFESVAAAAEQVVAGVEISRPGLLMIPADGAARFHGSEETLAEALVSAVAESGGEAQVGAADGLLAAVMAARVSALVPSGESADFLAPLPVDSLTHAVMERERRAEADTLVGVLSRLGLHTLGQLAALPAGDVLARFGPFGAWAQRMALGQDIAPPVLRRSEEDIAVEQDFEDPAERAEQLAWAAKDAAQRLDAALLAAGMRCGRVRIAARTAKGDVLERVWRTDVATRSGAFAAHMADRVRWQLEGWLSGTGDGPEPAPLVSLALVAEDVVALGDEQSYLWGGSSGGDAKALRALERLQGLLGIDGVLAVAEQGGRSPRDRVHALAWGQEGEPPRRIEHPWPGRIPDPAPATVLPVPAPVQVLDAGGSPLVIDRRLAVSAPPTWVRLTADPRDARAKAQHRHPSSGHVGGDEGPVWEKARPVEAWAGPWPVAERWWAPDADRRAYMQLALRTPDGEPGLAVLVAFAGGAWRLEALYD